CCCGACCGCCGCGCCGGTGCGTCCGGGCTCGGCGGCGGCGAACACCCAGCGGGTGCCGACCGCGAACAGCGCGGACGCGATGATCACCGGTGGTCCGAAGGCGAGTGCGAGGAGCGCGGGCACCACGACCAGCACGGAGGGCAGGTGCCAGTCGGCGGTGCCGTACTGCAGGCCGACGACGAGCCCGTACAGCAGGACGGCGGCCGCCAGTGCCACCGCGCGGGTGATCGGGGCCGAATCCGGGTCGTCGTCCTCGGGCTGGCTGTCGATGGGCGCTCCTGTGCGGTCGTGGCGGCCGGTCCGGCCCCGGCGGTCGGCCCGGTCCCGGCCGCCGGGGCGGGGGTCTTTCCGGGCGGGGGCCTACCGGGTCCTTCCGAGAGTTCACCAGAGCGCGGATGCGGCCGGGGGCTGCGACACGGCGCGGGACGGCGGCCGTTGCGACCCGCTACGGCCGCTGCGGCCCGTCCGGCGCCCGCTCACCAAGTACCCGCTCACCAAGTACCCGCTCACCAAGCACCCGTTCGCCAAGCACCCGTTCGCCCGACATCCGCTCGCCCGGCGTCGGCCCGGCCTGGCGCGGGATGCGCACCGTCGGGCAGCGGTGGACGGCGGCGGACGGGGTGGTGCGGGCGGGGCCGGGGACGAGGGCGAAGGCAAGGAGGAACATGAGCGTGGCGGCGATCGAGTCCAGCCAGTAGTGGTTGGCCGTCCCGACGATCACGGTCAGCGTGACCAGCGGGTGCAGCAGCCAGAGCCAGCGCCAGCGCGAGCGGGTGGCCGCGATCAGACCGATCGCCACCATCAGGGCCCAGCCGAAGTGCAGCGAGGGCATCGCGGCGTACTGGTTGGAGAGGTGGTCGGCGGTCGGCGGGCCGTAGACCGAGGGGCCGTAGAGCCGGGCGGTGTCCTGCAGTCCGCTGGCGGAGAGCATCCGCGGCGGGGCGAGCGGGAAGGCGAACGGCAGTACGAGGGCGACCGAGGTGACGGCGGCCAGCACCCGGCGCGCCCAGAGGTAGTGGACGGGGCGGCGGAGGTAGAGCCAGATCAGGAACAGCACGGTGGCGGGGAAGTGGACGGTGGCGTAGTAGGCGTTCGCCAGTTGGACCACGGTGTGGTCGTGCAGCAGCAGCGACTGCACGGCGCCCTCGCCGGGGAGGCGGACGGCGCGTTCGAAGTCCCAGACCCGGTCCGCGTTGCGGAAGGCGGTGGCGGTGTGGCCGATGGCCAGTTGCCGGCCGAACTTGTAGACCAGGAACAGCCCGATGACCAGCAGCAGCTCCCGCAGCAGCGGGGGCCTGGCCGTCCCGTCGCCCGCTCCCCCGGCCGCCCCTCCCCCGGCCCCTCCGTCCGGTGCCGCAGCGGGTGTGACGGGTGTGCTGCCGGGTTCCGTACGCGCGCGCAACCCTCCCCCCCTTACTGGCGGACCGTGCTCGTGGACCGCTCGCGAGTGCCGATACGCCCACGTATCGATACGGGCGCGTATCGATACGTTTGGGTAGTGTACATACGCCTGCCACTGCACCGACACCATGGGGAAGGCATGACGCACCAGCCCGCCCGGGACGCCGGACCGACCGCCGTCCAGGCCCGCTCGAAGATCTCCTCCGAGCGCGAGCGGGAGTTCTTCGAGGCCGTGCTCGACGAGATCCGCACCCACGGCTACGAGGCCGTGACCATGGAGGGCGTGGCCGCCCGCACCCGCTGCGGCAAGTCCACGCTCTACCGGCGCTGGCGGACCAAGGC
The window above is part of the Kitasatospora sp. NA04385 genome. Proteins encoded here:
- a CDS encoding phosphatase PAP2 family protein, whose protein sequence is MLRELLLVIGLFLVYKFGRQLAIGHTATAFRNADRVWDFERAVRLPGEGAVQSLLLHDHTVVQLANAYYATVHFPATVLFLIWLYLRRPVHYLWARRVLAAVTSVALVLPFAFPLAPPRMLSASGLQDTARLYGPSVYGPPTADHLSNQYAAMPSLHFGWALMVAIGLIAATRSRWRWLWLLHPLVTLTVIVGTANHYWLDSIAATLMFLLAFALVPGPARTTPSAAVHRCPTVRIPRQAGPTPGERMSGERVLGERVLGERVLGERVLGERAPDGPQRP